One part of the Caproiciproducens sp. CPB-2 genome encodes these proteins:
- a CDS encoding DUF4314 domain-containing protein, translating into MFFDYQKAQRMKERYPSGTRIRLNSMEDPYAPIAPGTEGTVNFVDDIGTLHCTFDNGRTLGVVPGEDGFSVLSRPAPSEPEESPTQQFGMKME; encoded by the coding sequence ATGTTTTTTGATTACCAAAAAGCACAGCGGATGAAGGAGCGGTATCCCAGCGGAACCCGTATCCGCCTGAACAGCATGGAGGACCCATACGCCCCCATTGCGCCGGGTACGGAAGGGACGGTAAATTTTGTGGATGACATCGGCACGCTTCACTGCACCTTTGACAACGGACGCACCCTCGGTGTCGTTCCCGGCGAGGACGGCTTCTCAGTGCTTTCACGTCCGGCACCGTCTGAGCCGGAGGAAAGTCCTACTCAGCAGTTCGGCATGAAAATGGAATGA
- a CDS encoding recombinase family protein: protein MLDFVFVVSEATSVSFPSISHEVTVAEPYRRGENDLPEIDPEEAEIVRRIFSRYLIGHSVAKIIADLEADGIKTARGHKKWNDGVIRGMLRNEKYMGDALLQKTYIADLFTRQTKKNTGELPQYYVENSHPAIIDRLTFQRVQEEMARRSSLKKVSAAAKTELAKYSGKYVLTELLSCGNCGSPYRRVTWTRPEGRKIVWRCINRLENGKKFCKDAPTLEESRIHTAVISAMNEMFSQKSLKAILQDSIRTALLPENGETSLAAIDSRLSQLREQQYRILQLAAAVGADSTQYDEELKKVSMEFSALVAKRSELEKNRQDTEQADERAEQLAAELEAVDTGITTFDEVTVRQLISAITVLGEEKLLIRFKDGTELEQII from the coding sequence ATGCTGGACTTTGTCTTCGTCGTATCGGAGGCAACCAGCGTAAGCTTTCCGTCAATATCGCATGAAGTAACGGTAGCGGAACCATATCGCAGAGGCGAGAACGATCTGCCTGAAATCGACCCGGAGGAAGCGGAAATCGTCCGCAGGATTTTTTCACGGTATCTGATTGGGCACAGCGTAGCCAAAATCATCGCAGACCTTGAGGCGGACGGCATCAAAACGGCGCGGGGGCATAAAAAGTGGAATGACGGCGTGATACGGGGGATGCTTCGAAACGAAAAATATATGGGGGACGCTCTGCTCCAGAAAACCTACATCGCAGACCTTTTCACCCGACAGACCAAGAAAAACACCGGCGAACTCCCCCAATATTATGTGGAGAACAGCCATCCTGCCATCATCGACCGGCTGACCTTTCAGCGGGTGCAGGAAGAAATGGCACGGCGCTCCAGCCTGAAAAAGGTCAGCGCCGCCGCCAAAACCGAGCTTGCCAAATACAGCGGCAAATATGTGCTGACGGAGCTGTTATCCTGCGGGAACTGCGGCAGCCCCTACCGCAGGGTGACATGGACCAGACCGGAAGGCAGGAAAATCGTCTGGCGGTGCATCAACCGTCTGGAGAACGGCAAAAAGTTCTGCAAGGATGCCCCTACGCTGGAGGAAAGCCGGATTCACACTGCGGTGATCAGTGCCATGAACGAAATGTTCAGCCAAAAGAGCTTGAAAGCGATTCTGCAGGACAGCATCCGAACAGCCCTTTTGCCGGAAAACGGCGAAACCAGCCTCGCAGCCATCGACAGCAGGCTGTCCCAACTGCGGGAACAGCAGTACCGGATTCTCCAGCTTGCTGCCGCCGTGGGAGCGGATTCCACCCAATACGATGAAGAACTGAAAAAGGTCAGTATGGAATTCTCCGCACTGGTGGCCAAACGGAGCGAGCTGGAGAAAAACCGGCAGGATACCGAACAGGCGGATGAACGGGCGGAGCAGCTGGCCGCCGAGCTGGAAGCAGTGGACACCGGCATCACCACATTCGATGAGGTCACGGTGCGGCAGCTGATCAGTGCCATCACGGTACTCGGCGAAGAAAAACTGCTTATCCGTTTCAAGGATGGAACAGAGCTTGAGCAGATCATATAA
- a CDS encoding site-specific integrase, translating into MVASDTTKTKSSMRTLPLVPFVKTRLLALKEEQAENRRLCGRSYIREYQEYVCINEIGDLIKPHYVTESFRKLLRANELREIRFHDLRHSCASLMLANGVPMKQIQDWLGHSDFSTTANIYAHLDYNSKISSADAMLNGLGLAVQ; encoded by the coding sequence CTGGTTGCCTCCGATACGACGAAGACAAAGTCCAGCATGAGAACGCTGCCGCTTGTTCCGTTTGTGAAAACGCGGTTGCTGGCACTCAAGGAAGAGCAGGCGGAAAACCGCAGACTTTGTGGGCGGTCCTACATCAGGGAATATCAGGAATATGTCTGTATCAACGAGATTGGCGATCTGATCAAGCCCCATTATGTTACAGAGAGCTTCCGCAAGCTGCTTCGGGCAAATGAGCTTCGAGAGATCAGATTTCACGATTTGAGACATAGCTGCGCCTCGCTCATGCTTGCAAACGGCGTTCCCATGAAGCAGATTCAGGACTGGCTCGGACACAGCGATTTCTCGACCACGGCAAACATCTATGCGCATCTCGATTACAATTCAAAGATTTCTTCGGCTGACGCAATGCTTAATGGCTTGGGACTTGCAGTGCAGTAG
- a CDS encoding ParA family protein, producing MSNGKVIAICNQKGGVTKTTTTANLGIGLAMQGKKVLLVDADPQGDLTTALGWPDNDSLPVTLTTVMDNIIHERDFDPFEGILHHDEGVDLLPSNIELSGMEMTLVTAMSREITLREYLNRVRHQYDYVIIDCMPSLGMITINALAAANSVIVPVQAQYLPAKGMTQLMKTIGKVKKLNPALKVDGILLTLADMRTNLARLTAETIQRQYGGVLKIYKTQIPIAVKAAETSTTGKSIFAYDKGSKVAQAYADFTKEVLADGAKTKSKSAVR from the coding sequence ATGTCAAACGGCAAAGTCATAGCGATATGCAACCAGAAAGGCGGCGTCACCAAGACCACGACCACGGCAAACCTCGGCATTGGGCTTGCCATGCAAGGGAAAAAGGTGCTTCTTGTGGACGCAGACCCACAGGGCGATTTAACTACCGCCCTCGGCTGGCCCGACAACGACAGCCTGCCTGTTACGCTCACCACAGTCATGGATAACATTATCCATGAAAGGGATTTTGACCCTTTTGAGGGGATTCTGCACCATGATGAGGGCGTTGACCTGCTGCCGTCCAATATCGAACTTTCCGGCATGGAAATGACCCTTGTAACCGCCATGAGCCGCGAAATCACTTTGCGAGAGTATCTGAACCGTGTCAGGCACCAGTACGACTATGTGATTATCGACTGTATGCCGAGCCTGGGTATGATTACGATCAATGCCTTAGCCGCCGCTAACAGTGTAATTGTTCCAGTGCAGGCGCAGTATCTCCCCGCCAAGGGCATGACGCAGCTTATGAAAACCATCGGCAAGGTGAAAAAGTTAAATCCCGCACTAAAAGTAGACGGGATTTTGCTCACCCTTGCCGATATGCGCACCAACCTTGCACGGCTGACGGCTGAAACCATACAGCGACAGTATGGAGGCGTTCTGAAAATCTATAAAACGCAGATTCCCATCGCTGTAAAGGCCGCCGAAACAAGCACCACGGGAAAGAGCATTTTCGCCTATGACAAAGGGAGCAAGGTGGCACAGGCGTATGCCGATTTCACAAAGGAGGTGCTTGCAGATGGCGCAAAAACTAAGTCTAAATCTGCCGTCCGCTGA
- a CDS encoding ParB/RepB/Spo0J family partition protein has protein sequence MAQKLSLNLPSADDLFSSQEEREDAQREKVVDLPISEIDDFPDHPYPVEMDEEMQNTVESVKAYGVHTPALVRPKEDGRYEMVSGHRRKMASTLAGLDTMPCIVRQMSHDEATIIMVDSNLQREKIPPSSKAKAYKMKLEAMKRQGQRTDLTSTPLEQKLDRKYSVEIVGEKSGDSREQVRRYIRLTELIPEILKMVDTGKIAMRPAVELSYLPAEQQKSLLDTMEAEDCTPSHAQSIKLRQFSQEGRLDENVVLSIMQEEKPNQKEQFKIPREKISRFFAPGTPTQKIEDTIIKALELWKQRERNRDTR, from the coding sequence ATGGCGCAAAAACTAAGTCTAAATCTGCCGTCCGCTGACGACCTCTTTTCTTCCCAAGAGGAACGGGAGGACGCACAGAGAGAAAAAGTGGTAGACCTGCCCATTTCTGAAATCGACGATTTCCCCGACCACCCATATCCCGTTGAAATGGACGAGGAAATGCAGAATACCGTTGAGAGCGTGAAAGCCTATGGCGTTCACACCCCGGCGCTTGTCCGGCCAAAAGAGGACGGGCGGTATGAGATGGTCAGCGGACACCGCCGTAAAATGGCAAGTACGCTTGCAGGACTTGACACTATGCCCTGTATTGTGCGTCAGATGAGCCATGATGAAGCTACCATCATCATGGTAGACAGCAATTTGCAGCGTGAAAAAATACCGCCAAGCTCAAAAGCAAAGGCGTATAAAATGAAGCTGGAAGCCATGAAACGGCAGGGACAGCGCACAGATTTAACTTCTACACCACTGGAGCAGAAGTTGGATAGGAAGTATTCTGTTGAGATTGTTGGTGAAAAAAGTGGCGATAGCCGTGAACAAGTACGCCGTTATATTCGCCTAACGGAGCTAATTCCTGAAATTCTCAAGATGGTGGATACTGGCAAAATCGCTATGCGCCCTGCCGTGGAGCTATCCTATTTACCCGCCGAACAACAAAAATCCCTGCTTGACACTATGGAAGCTGAGGACTGCACCCCTTCCCACGCTCAATCAATAAAGCTGCGGCAGTTTTCGCAGGAGGGGCGGCTCGATGAAAATGTTGTTCTTTCCATCATGCAGGAGGAAAAACCCAACCAAAAGGAACAATTCAAGATACCACGAGAAAAAATCAGCCGATTCTTTGCACCGGGGACGCCCACGCAGAAAATTGAGGATACCATCATCAAGGCTCTGGAGCTTTGGAAACAGCGTGAACGCAACCGCGACACACGATAG
- a CDS encoding TnpV protein, with product MEELTYRMEGDYQVPNLLPPEEDTPIVLGKYALARKKFLKQNRRILFTNLLTAGTLNQHLMEIEQTANERMELLTRQMAQTEGVTEELKASDQMKWVGLMNNIRQAAEETILNDLIYA from the coding sequence ATGGAAGAACTGACATATCGGATGGAAGGAGATTATCAAGTACCCAATCTTCTGCCCCCGGAGGAAGACACTCCGATAGTCCTTGGCAAGTACGCATTGGCAAGAAAGAAATTTCTCAAACAGAACCGCAGAATCCTGTTCACGAACCTGCTGACGGCGGGAACGCTCAATCAGCATTTGATGGAGATCGAGCAGACGGCCAACGAGCGCATGGAGCTTCTGACCCGGCAGATGGCGCAGACCGAGGGCGTGACGGAGGAACTGAAAGCCAGCGACCAGATGAAATGGGTCGGCTTGATGAACAACATCCGGCAGGCAGCGGAGGAAACGATACTGAACGACCTGATATACGCATAA
- the ltrA gene encoding group II intron reverse transcriptase/maturase, translating into MTKQKKLRHSEYYDLQLTFDKLYADSGQGKIFTRLMDIISSEENIRLAYRNIKKNGGSNTAGTDGKTIVDIEKMSVDDYVCLVRRKLSYYKPKPVRRVEIPKPNGKMRPLGIPTMVDRLVQQCIMQVMEPICEAKFFERSNGFRPNRSAENAIAQCYKMIQLQNLHFVVDVDIKGFFDHVNHTKLIQQIWHMGIRDKKLVCIIREMLKAPIVMPNGDTVYPIEGTPQGGILSPLLSNIVLNELDWWIASQWENMPTRHEYKCEIRPNGTKNKSSIYGAFRNTTKLKEVYIVRYADDFKLFCRKRSDAEKVFIATKHWLKERLRLDISEEKSKIINLKRHYSEFLGFELKAVRKRNGYVVKSHMTPKAIFKETDKLIAHVKWIAHAQDRDDEAKEIALYNSMAIGIHNYYRFATMIASDCAQIHRNVSTVMKNRLYGRFSKKGQINEVYIRKHYGDSRQIRFVSSKTVVPVGYIKTQTPMFKKKKICNYTPEGREEIHKNLKINTTVMLMLMRIKEPRRSVEYMDNRISLYAAQYGKCAVTGKELWVDEIHCHHKVPLCKGGMDKYENLVILHRNVHLLIHATNPETITAYLNLIQPDKKALEKINSLRLLAGNAGI; encoded by the coding sequence ATGACAAAGCAAAAGAAACTGAGACACAGCGAATATTATGATTTGCAGCTAACGTTTGACAAGCTGTATGCGGACAGTGGGCAGGGAAAAATCTTTACAAGGCTGATGGATATTATCAGCAGTGAAGAAAATATCCGGCTCGCATACCGAAACATCAAGAAAAACGGAGGCAGCAATACTGCCGGCACAGACGGAAAAACCATCGTGGACATTGAAAAGATGTCTGTGGATGACTATGTCTGTCTTGTGCGTAGAAAATTGTCCTACTACAAGCCAAAGCCTGTCAGGCGGGTCGAAATCCCGAAACCCAACGGGAAAATGCGTCCTCTTGGAATTCCAACGATGGTTGACCGGTTGGTACAGCAATGTATCATGCAGGTCATGGAGCCGATATGTGAAGCGAAATTCTTTGAACGCAGCAACGGCTTCCGTCCAAATCGCTCCGCTGAGAACGCAATCGCCCAGTGCTATAAAATGATACAGCTTCAAAATCTGCACTTTGTTGTAGATGTGGATATCAAGGGCTTCTTCGACCATGTAAACCATACGAAGCTGATACAGCAAATCTGGCATATGGGTATCAGGGATAAAAAGCTGGTGTGCATTATCCGCGAGATGCTGAAAGCGCCAATCGTCATGCCAAATGGTGATACGGTATATCCAATAGAGGGAACGCCGCAGGGTGGTATCCTCTCGCCGCTGCTTTCCAATATTGTGCTCAATGAACTGGACTGGTGGATTGCTTCCCAGTGGGAGAATATGCCGACCCGGCACGAGTATAAGTGCGAAATCAGACCAAATGGCACAAAGAACAAATCCTCTATTTACGGTGCTTTTCGCAATACTACAAAGCTCAAGGAAGTGTATATCGTCCGCTATGCTGACGATTTCAAGTTGTTTTGCCGGAAAAGAAGTGATGCCGAAAAGGTGTTTATCGCCACAAAGCATTGGCTGAAAGAACGGCTACGGCTTGACATCAGTGAAGAAAAGTCGAAAATCATCAATCTCAAAAGGCACTATTCCGAATTTCTTGGGTTTGAGCTAAAAGCGGTCAGAAAACGAAATGGCTATGTTGTTAAGTCGCATATGACGCCCAAAGCAATCTTCAAAGAAACAGACAAGCTCATTGCTCATGTGAAATGGATTGCCCACGCACAGGACAGGGATGATGAAGCAAAAGAAATCGCCTTGTACAACTCAATGGCAATCGGCATCCATAACTACTATCGCTTTGCAACAATGATAGCGTCCGATTGTGCACAAATCCACAGGAATGTGTCCACGGTGATGAAAAATCGGCTCTATGGCAGGTTCTCCAAAAAGGGGCAAATCAACGAAGTGTATATCCGCAAGCATTATGGGGACAGCAGACAAATCCGCTTTGTAAGCAGCAAAACCGTTGTTCCTGTCGGATATATCAAAACGCAGACTCCCATGTTCAAAAAGAAGAAGATATGCAATTACACGCCGGAAGGCAGAGAGGAAATCCATAAAAACCTGAAAATCAATACGACGGTCATGCTTATGCTGATGCGAATCAAGGAGCCGCGCCGAAGTGTTGAATATATGGATAACCGAATCTCCCTCTATGCGGCGCAGTACGGCAAGTGTGCAGTCACGGGCAAGGAGCTGTGGGTTGATGAAATCCACTGCCACCACAAGGTGCCGCTCTGTAAGGGTGGCATGGACAAATACGAGAATCTGGTGATACTCCACCGTAATGTTCATTTGTTGATACACGCTACTAACCCCGAAACGATAACTGCATATCTGAATCTGATTCAACCGGACAAAAAAGCACTCGAAAAAATCAACAGCTTGCGTTTGTTGGCAGGCAACGCGGGCATCTGA